The Pantoea sp. At-9b genome includes a window with the following:
- a CDS encoding creatininase family protein, with protein MKISEMNWQQLAHYLTTDDRVIVPLGSTEQHALLSLSVDSILAERVATEAAEPYGIPVFPVLPFGMTPAFSDYPGTISLSMHTYVCLLNDILNNLKRQGFRRILFINGHGGNAPAQNIISEWMVNNPGLTVQLHNWWNAPQTWEKVMSIDPVASHASWMENFPWTRLPGVTQPEQQKPLVDLVALRKLDPTRAKAYLGDGNYGGYYQRADEEMLAIWQTALAEIREIIDAL; from the coding sequence ATGAAAATCAGTGAAATGAACTGGCAACAGTTAGCCCACTATCTCACCACCGACGACCGGGTGATTGTGCCGCTCGGCAGCACCGAACAGCATGCGCTGCTCAGTCTGTCAGTGGACTCGATTCTGGCCGAGAGAGTCGCCACTGAGGCCGCAGAGCCTTATGGCATTCCGGTCTTCCCGGTGCTGCCGTTTGGTATGACGCCAGCGTTTAGCGACTATCCCGGCACCATCAGCCTGAGCATGCACACCTATGTATGCCTGCTAAATGACATACTTAATAACCTGAAACGCCAGGGTTTTCGCCGCATTTTGTTTATCAACGGCCACGGTGGTAATGCACCGGCGCAGAACATCATCAGTGAATGGATGGTGAATAATCCGGGGCTGACGGTCCAGTTGCATAACTGGTGGAATGCGCCGCAGACCTGGGAAAAAGTGATGTCTATCGATCCGGTCGCGTCACACGCGTCGTGGATGGAAAACTTCCCGTGGACACGTTTGCCCGGCGTGACCCAACCGGAGCAGCAAAAACCGCTGGTGGATTTGGTGGCGTTACGCAAACTGGACCCGACGCGTGCGAAAGCGTATCTCGGGGACGGTAACTACGGCGGCTATTATCAGCGCGCTGATGAGGAAATGCTCGCCATCTGGCAAACCGC
- a CDS encoding GntR family transcriptional regulator, translating into MEFHLDRDSSIPLGAQLRGIIEYAITFGALKPGEQLPSVRDMAEQVGVAPMTVAQVYRELKAAELVYSKPGAGTFIADAALALGSSDVALDELHQHLDAFINSGMLLGLTATDLGALVSSRFAERQRELKKKTVFFIGNFIDAARDYAHCIAEALGDIARVEATTLTDIKNDLLLRQRVASADLLLTFAHRRREVSQLIPGLPLLNISFIPSEATRRALASLDPLTRTLVVSIFPEFTALMASGVARFAPHVTQVTVVQSDDPQLGERLKETDALVYATGVQELTAQLAEHQRSFEYRHVPDAGEIQRVVVPLLQQDILHASNTGDRNENQ; encoded by the coding sequence ATGGAATTCCACCTCGACCGTGACTCTTCAATCCCGCTGGGAGCGCAGTTGCGCGGGATTATCGAATACGCCATCACCTTTGGCGCGTTAAAACCCGGCGAGCAGCTACCCTCGGTGCGCGACATGGCCGAACAGGTCGGTGTCGCGCCGATGACTGTCGCGCAGGTGTATCGCGAACTTAAAGCGGCTGAGCTGGTGTACAGCAAGCCGGGCGCAGGCACCTTTATTGCCGATGCGGCGCTGGCGCTGGGATCTTCCGACGTGGCTCTTGACGAGCTGCATCAACATCTTGATGCGTTTATCAACAGCGGAATGTTGCTGGGCTTAACCGCAACGGATCTCGGTGCGTTGGTCAGCAGCCGTTTTGCTGAGCGGCAGCGAGAGTTGAAGAAGAAGACGGTGTTTTTTATTGGCAACTTTATCGATGCGGCACGCGATTATGCGCATTGCATCGCAGAAGCGTTGGGTGACATCGCCCGTGTCGAGGCGACAACCCTCACTGATATCAAAAACGACCTGTTACTCCGTCAGCGAGTTGCCAGCGCTGATCTGTTGTTGACCTTTGCCCATCGTCGGCGTGAGGTCAGCCAACTGATTCCGGGGCTACCGTTACTGAATATCAGTTTTATTCCGTCTGAAGCCACCCGCCGTGCGTTGGCTTCGCTCGATCCACTGACGCGCACGCTGGTGGTGTCGATTTTCCCGGAATTTACCGCCTTGATGGCCTCTGGCGTGGCGCGCTTTGCGCCCCATGTCACTCAGGTCACCGTGGTGCAAAGTGATGACCCGCAACTGGGTGAACGATTAAAAGAGACCGATGCGCTGGTGTACGCCACCGGCGTTCAGGAACTCACCGCCCAGTTGGCAGAACACCAGCGTTCTTTTGAGTACCGCCATGTTCCTGATGCAGGGGAGATTCAACGGGTGGTTGTGCCGTTGCTGCAACAGGATATTTTACACGCGTCCAACACCGGGGACCGTAATGAAAATCAGTGA
- a CDS encoding ABC transporter substrate-binding protein: MKVMPKLTLIALLAAGALNALAAQAAEVVQRGGTLVYGRYADSNFLEPILNESNNDIWILSNLYDTLLLPTNDGKGIRPGLATAWKLSEDGKSLTLTLRPDTKFSDGSPITAEDVKWSLERAAKPGNGVWQFLVSAIANVTISDPHTVVIHLSHTDPAILTALTVFNTAIMPEKLFEAEPGATDHDKAAAFAEHPVGSGPFILKSWQHNATMTLVRNPYYWAKGADGKALPYLDSIKFEIIPDDATRILKLQSGELDGAEFIPYSRVKELQGNAALNMALFPSTRVEVASVNARPEIDGKPNPLANPKVRAALNYATDKEGIIQLVTFGLGKPMTSFMSTSTPLNSGTKPLWPVDVEKAQSLMKEAGYPDGFSTSMNILAGNEDSLSIATGLQQMWAQIGVKLTINQMDNATLNANYRKGNFSTRIGPWTDDIADPNEITSYYAYSKNIQALHSGWKSDELDTLFEASQQETNAAKRAEQYKRIQDIYNSTGPTIPLYESSYPVALKKSVEGFVQIPLGNNIFTETWLKK; encoded by the coding sequence ATGAAAGTTATGCCTAAATTAACGTTAATCGCCTTACTGGCAGCCGGTGCGCTTAACGCCCTGGCGGCTCAGGCAGCAGAGGTAGTACAGCGCGGTGGAACCCTGGTTTATGGGCGCTATGCTGACAGTAATTTCCTCGAACCTATCCTGAACGAAAGCAATAACGATATCTGGATCCTCTCTAACCTCTACGACACCCTGCTGCTGCCGACTAACGACGGCAAAGGAATCCGACCCGGTCTGGCGACCGCCTGGAAGCTGTCAGAGGATGGGAAAAGCCTGACGCTGACTCTGCGTCCCGACACCAAATTCTCCGATGGATCACCGATCACCGCCGAAGACGTGAAATGGTCGCTGGAACGTGCCGCCAAGCCCGGCAATGGCGTGTGGCAATTTCTGGTGAGTGCTATCGCCAATGTCACCATCAGCGATCCGCACACGGTCGTCATTCATCTGTCGCATACCGATCCCGCCATTCTCACCGCGCTGACGGTGTTCAACACCGCGATCATGCCGGAGAAACTGTTTGAAGCGGAACCCGGCGCGACCGATCACGATAAAGCCGCAGCGTTTGCCGAGCATCCGGTGGGTTCCGGTCCGTTTATCCTTAAGTCGTGGCAGCATAACGCCACCATGACGTTGGTACGCAACCCGTACTACTGGGCGAAAGGCGCAGACGGCAAAGCGCTGCCTTACCTTGACAGCATCAAATTTGAAATCATCCCCGACGATGCGACCCGTATTCTGAAACTGCAATCGGGTGAGCTGGACGGTGCTGAGTTTATCCCTTACTCACGCGTTAAAGAGTTGCAGGGCAATGCGGCGTTGAATATGGCGCTGTTCCCCTCCACCCGCGTGGAAGTCGCCAGCGTGAACGCACGCCCGGAGATCGACGGCAAACCGAACCCACTGGCGAATCCAAAAGTGCGTGCAGCGCTCAATTACGCCACCGACAAAGAGGGTATTATTCAACTGGTGACCTTTGGACTCGGCAAGCCGATGACCTCGTTTATGTCAACCTCCACCCCGCTCAACTCCGGCACCAAGCCGTTGTGGCCGGTAGACGTTGAGAAAGCGCAGTCGCTGATGAAGGAAGCCGGTTACCCGGATGGATTTAGCACCAGCATGAATATCCTGGCAGGCAATGAAGACAGCCTGAGTATCGCCACTGGCCTGCAACAGATGTGGGCGCAGATTGGCGTCAAGCTGACCATTAACCAGATGGATAACGCCACGCTGAACGCCAACTATCGTAAGGGGAATTTCAGCACCCGCATCGGTCCGTGGACCGATGACATCGCCGACCCGAACGAGATCACCTCCTACTACGCCTATTCGAAGAACATTCAGGCGCTGCATTCCGGCTGGAAGAGTGACGAGTTAGACACGCTGTTTGAAGCCTCGCAGCAGGAAACCAATGCCGCGAAACGTGCCGAGCAATACAAACGCATCCAGGATATTTACAACAGCACCGGCCCGACGATTCCGCTGTATGAAAGCTCCTATCCGGTCGCGCTGAAGAAAAGTGTCGAAGGATTTGTTCAGATCCCGCTGGGGAATAACATCTTCACCGAAACCTGGCTGAAGAAGTAA
- a CDS encoding ABC transporter permease yields MTELNYIFKRILLIIPTLLVILIVTFTIVRLLPGDPASAMIGDRATDADVTRINNELGLSQPLPVQFLYFVRQVASGNLGNSYAMHAPVTTVIAERLPVTLLLTGMAALFSLLMAIPLAFISALKRNSTTDITIRGASQVTLSMPSFYIGLVLLTVFAAQLHWFPVGGYGDSWGQRLWHLFLPAMTLAVSITSVLIGSLRNSIIAVLDAEYVTFARAKGLSHRVVLLRHVLRNSLIPMLSLFALNIGTTIGSAVITETVFAVPGIARLMVDSIFSRDYPMIQGLVIVLSVLVSLIFLLTDIVQVMIDPRRAR; encoded by the coding sequence TTGACTGAGCTGAATTATATTTTTAAACGCATTCTGCTGATTATCCCGACGCTGCTGGTGATCCTGATAGTCACTTTTACCATCGTGCGTCTGCTGCCTGGTGATCCTGCCAGCGCAATGATTGGCGATCGCGCAACCGACGCCGACGTGACGCGCATCAATAACGAGCTGGGATTGAGCCAACCGCTGCCGGTGCAGTTTTTGTACTTTGTGCGCCAGGTGGCCAGCGGCAATCTCGGCAACTCCTATGCGATGCATGCCCCGGTCACCACGGTGATTGCCGAACGTTTACCCGTCACGTTATTGCTGACCGGGATGGCCGCGCTGTTTTCGCTGCTGATGGCGATCCCGCTGGCCTTTATCTCGGCACTCAAACGTAATAGCACCACTGATATCACCATTCGTGGCGCATCGCAGGTCACGTTGTCGATGCCTTCGTTTTATATCGGACTGGTGTTACTGACGGTATTCGCTGCCCAGTTGCACTGGTTCCCGGTGGGAGGTTACGGCGACAGCTGGGGACAGCGTCTCTGGCATCTGTTTCTTCCGGCCATGACGCTGGCGGTGAGCATTACCTCGGTGTTGATTGGTAGCCTGCGCAACTCCATCATCGCGGTGCTGGACGCGGAATATGTCACCTTTGCGCGTGCTAAAGGTCTGAGCCATCGCGTGGTGTTACTGCGACATGTATTACGCAATTCACTGATCCCGATGCTGAGCCTGTTTGCCCTGAATATCGGCACCACCATCGGCAGCGCCGTGATCACCGAAACCGTTTTCGCCGTGCCCGGTATTGCGCGACTGATGGTGGATAGCATTTTCAGCCGCGACTACCCGATGATTCAGGGTCTGGTCATCGTGCTATCGGTGCTGGTGTCGCTGATTTTCCTGCTCACCGATATCGTGCAGGTGATGATTGATCCGAGGAGAGCGCGATGA
- a CDS encoding ABC transporter permease, with amino-acid sequence MSELIARRSLTRKWRRHLPWPSLLGCTILILSLLMAFFPHLIATADPLKFDYRAILKGPSLQHFFGTDNFGRDIFSRVVFAYRIDLQIAFFTTLFPMVFGTLVGLLVGYFGGVAEMLFQRIVDAVVTFPLLVLVIAIVAILGPGLNSMYIAVGIIYWVFYAKLIAGEVSIQKRLEYVAAGKVMGYSTPRIIFRHVLPNVITTTLVYWMTDMALAILLGSSLGYLGLGAQPPTAEWGVLIASGKNFMDTAWWITIFPGLAIVLTGLGFSLFGDLLADWLRPGSR; translated from the coding sequence ATGAGTGAATTGATTGCCCGGCGCTCCCTCACGCGCAAATGGCGCAGGCATCTGCCCTGGCCGTCGCTGCTGGGGTGCACCATCCTGATTCTCAGCCTGTTGATGGCGTTTTTCCCGCATCTGATCGCCACCGCCGATCCGCTAAAATTTGATTATCGCGCCATCCTGAAAGGGCCGAGCCTGCAACACTTTTTTGGCACCGATAACTTTGGCCGTGACATCTTTTCACGTGTGGTCTTCGCGTACCGTATCGACCTGCAAATCGCTTTCTTCACCACGCTGTTTCCGATGGTGTTTGGCACCCTGGTCGGACTGTTGGTGGGGTATTTTGGTGGCGTTGCCGAAATGTTGTTTCAGCGCATTGTGGATGCGGTGGTCACCTTTCCGCTGCTGGTGTTGGTGATTGCCATTGTCGCGATCCTCGGCCCGGGCCTGAACAGCATGTACATCGCCGTCGGCATTATTTATTGGGTGTTCTACGCCAAGCTGATCGCCGGGGAAGTCAGTATTCAAAAGCGCCTTGAGTACGTTGCCGCAGGTAAAGTCATGGGTTACAGCACGCCAAGGATCATCTTTCGCCATGTGCTGCCGAACGTTATCACCACCACGCTGGTGTACTGGATGACAGATATGGCACTCGCCATTCTGCTCGGCTCCAGCCTCGGTTATCTCGGCCTGGGCGCGCAGCCCCCGACGGCGGAATGGGGGGTACTGATTGCCTCCGGCAAGAATTTCATGGACACCGCCTGGTGGATCACTATTTTTCCTGGCCTCGCCATCGTCCTGACCGGACTGGGATTTAGCCTGTTTGGCGATCTGCTGGCCGACTGGCTCCGCCCCGGCAGCCGTTAG
- a CDS encoding ABC transporter ATP-binding protein — protein sequence MPSDTSPLLEVNQLNTLIHTSRGSLRAIQDVNFSLKPGEILGLVGESGSGKSVTLRSLLHLMPSSAEISGSVKWQGREIASLRPAELRSIRGGEIAMIFQEPMIALNPVLTVWRQIEESLRAHTDLNRKQCRQRAIELLNQVGIPAPELRLDDYPHQFSGGMRQRVMIAIALAGNPRLLLADEPTTALDVTIQEQILQLLFSLRDQLDMGIIFVTHDLGVVAQLCDRVAVMYAGRIVETAPVEEIFSQPRHPYTQGLIASVPQTGGERQPLLSIEGTPPSLLDLPAGCSFSPRCRYKTDVCLRQLPVSEALNPHHQVACHHHANLTLPEGV from the coding sequence ATGCCCAGTGATACATCCCCTTTGCTGGAGGTGAATCAGCTCAACACCCTGATTCATACCTCACGTGGTAGCTTGCGGGCGATCCAGGACGTCAATTTCAGCCTGAAGCCGGGCGAAATTCTCGGGTTGGTTGGCGAATCCGGTTCCGGCAAAAGTGTCACGCTGCGCTCGTTACTGCATTTGATGCCGTCGAGCGCGGAAATTTCCGGCTCGGTCAAATGGCAGGGGCGTGAGATTGCGAGCCTGCGCCCTGCTGAACTGCGCAGCATCCGTGGCGGTGAAATTGCGATGATTTTTCAGGAACCGATGATCGCGCTGAACCCGGTATTAACTGTCTGGCGGCAAATCGAGGAAAGCCTGCGCGCGCATACCGATCTGAACCGCAAACAGTGCCGTCAGCGCGCCATTGAGCTATTAAATCAAGTCGGGATTCCGGCCCCGGAGCTGCGCCTTGACGATTATCCACATCAGTTTTCCGGCGGGATGCGTCAGCGCGTGATGATCGCCATTGCTCTGGCGGGCAATCCACGTCTGTTGCTGGCCGACGAACCCACCACCGCGCTGGATGTCACCATTCAGGAGCAGATCCTGCAACTGCTGTTCAGCCTGCGCGATCAGCTCGACATGGGGATTATCTTTGTCACCCACGATCTGGGGGTTGTCGCTCAACTCTGCGATCGCGTCGCCGTGATGTATGCGGGACGGATCGTCGAAACCGCGCCGGTGGAAGAGATCTTCAGTCAACCGCGCCACCCTTATACACAAGGGTTGATCGCTTCGGTGCCGCAGACAGGCGGCGAACGCCAGCCGCTGTTGTCAATCGAAGGGACGCCCCCTTCCCTGCTCGATCTGCCAGCAGGCTGTAGTTTCAGCCCACGCTGTCGTTATAAAACTGACGTGTGTCTCAGGCAACTGCCTGTGTCTGAGGCACTGAATCCACATCACCAGGTGGCCTGCCATCATCACGCCAACCTGACGTTGCCGGAGGGGGTTTAA
- a CDS encoding ABC transporter ATP-binding protein encodes MSEVTLQRGLPIVSVEEAMVHFPVAQSIFDKIQGKPRKVVQALNGVRLELMPGETLGVVGESGCGKSTLARAMVGLLPTNEGKIYFNGKDIATLHGKARRSFNRQVQMIFQDPYSSLNPRMTVGQVLTEALSVHNMCPKQAIPARIRELMTLVRLPLDAIDKLPHEFSGGQRQRIGISRALAVEPTVLIADELVSALDVSVQAQVVNLLLDLQQKLNLTVLFVAHDLRLVRHISHRVAVMYLGEVVEIAETERLFTSPLHPYTQALLRAAPSMNPRDRGKNVSLTGELPSPLSPPTGCRFHTRCPYVTDRCRAERPVLALKAEGQRVACHLVPVESGA; translated from the coding sequence ATGAGTGAAGTCACTCTGCAACGAGGTTTGCCGATTGTCAGCGTCGAGGAAGCCATGGTGCACTTTCCGGTGGCCCAGTCGATTTTCGATAAAATTCAGGGCAAGCCACGCAAGGTGGTCCAGGCGCTGAACGGGGTCCGGCTGGAACTGATGCCCGGCGAGACGCTGGGCGTGGTGGGTGAATCGGGCTGCGGTAAATCGACACTGGCCCGCGCCATGGTTGGGCTGCTGCCCACCAATGAGGGAAAAATCTATTTCAATGGCAAAGACATCGCCACCCTGCATGGCAAAGCACGACGCAGTTTTAACCGCCAGGTGCAGATGATTTTTCAGGACCCCTACAGCTCACTGAACCCACGCATGACCGTCGGGCAGGTGCTGACCGAGGCACTCTCGGTGCACAACATGTGCCCGAAACAGGCGATTCCCGCACGCATTCGAGAACTGATGACGTTGGTACGTCTCCCGCTCGACGCTATCGATAAGTTGCCGCATGAGTTTTCTGGCGGCCAACGTCAACGTATTGGCATCAGCCGCGCCCTGGCGGTAGAGCCAACGGTGCTGATTGCCGATGAGTTGGTGTCAGCGCTGGATGTCTCGGTGCAGGCGCAGGTCGTTAACCTGCTGCTGGATTTGCAGCAGAAACTCAACCTGACCGTGCTGTTCGTCGCCCATGATCTGCGACTGGTCAGGCATATTTCGCACCGTGTGGCGGTGATGTACCTGGGTGAAGTGGTCGAAATTGCCGAGACAGAAAGGTTGTTTACTTCGCCATTGCATCCTTATACCCAGGCCCTGCTGCGCGCCGCACCAAGTATGAATCCGCGCGATCGCGGGAAAAATGTCAGCCTGACGGGGGAACTGCCCAGCCCGCTGTCTCCCCCGACGGGCTGCCGCTTTCACACCCGCTGCCCGTATGTCACCGATCGCTGCCGTGCAGAACGGCCGGTACTGGCGTTGAAAGCCGAGGGGCAACGTGTGGCCTGCCATCTGGTGCCGGTTGAATCCGGGGCATAA
- the glyA gene encoding serine hydroxymethyltransferase — protein MLKRDMNIADYDAELWQAMEQEKVRQEEHIELIASENYTSPRVMQAQGSQLTNKYAEGYPGKRYYGGCEYVDIVEQLAIDRAKALFGADYANVQPHSGSQANFAVYTALLQPGDTILGMNLAHGGHLTHGSPVNLSGKLYNVVPYGIDETGKIDYNELAELAKTHKPKMIVGGFSAYSGVVDWAKMREIADSVDAWLFVDMAHVAGLIAADVYPNPVPHAHIVTSTTHKTLAGPRGGLILAKNGDEELYKKLNSAVFPGGQGGPLMHVIAGKAVAFKEAMEPEFKTYQQQVAKNAKAMVEVLLERGYNIVSGGTYNHLFLIDLVSKNLTGKEADAALGRANITVNKNSVPNDPKSPFVTSGIRIGTPAVTRRGFKEAEVRELAGWIADVLDNINDEATIERTKQKVLDICARLPVYA, from the coding sequence ATGTTAAAGCGTGATATGAACATTGCCGATTATGATGCCGAGTTGTGGCAGGCGATGGAGCAAGAGAAAGTGCGTCAGGAAGAGCACATTGAACTGATTGCTTCTGAAAACTACACCAGCCCACGCGTTATGCAGGCGCAAGGTTCACAGCTCACCAATAAATACGCGGAAGGGTATCCGGGCAAGCGCTACTACGGCGGATGTGAATACGTTGATATCGTTGAGCAACTGGCGATCGACCGCGCGAAAGCGCTGTTTGGTGCAGATTACGCCAACGTGCAACCGCACTCTGGTTCTCAGGCTAACTTTGCGGTGTACACCGCGCTGCTGCAACCAGGCGATACCATTCTGGGTATGAACCTGGCGCACGGTGGTCACCTGACTCACGGTTCACCGGTTAACCTGTCCGGTAAACTGTATAACGTCGTGCCATACGGCATCGATGAAACCGGTAAAATTGACTACAACGAACTGGCTGAACTGGCGAAAACCCACAAGCCGAAAATGATCGTTGGTGGCTTCTCTGCCTACTCAGGCGTGGTTGACTGGGCAAAAATGCGTGAAATCGCTGACAGCGTTGACGCCTGGCTGTTCGTTGACATGGCACACGTTGCCGGTCTGATCGCCGCTGACGTCTACCCGAACCCGGTTCCGCATGCGCACATCGTGACCTCTACCACCCATAAAACCCTGGCGGGTCCGCGTGGCGGCCTGATCCTGGCGAAAAACGGTGACGAAGAGCTGTACAAAAAACTGAACTCCGCGGTATTCCCGGGTGGTCAGGGTGGCCCGCTGATGCACGTTATCGCCGGTAAAGCGGTCGCGTTCAAAGAAGCGATGGAGCCTGAGTTCAAAACTTACCAGCAACAAGTGGCTAAAAACGCCAAAGCGATGGTAGAAGTGCTGCTGGAACGCGGTTACAACATCGTTTCAGGTGGCACCTATAACCACCTGTTCCTGATTGACCTGGTGAGCAAGAACCTGACCGGTAAAGAAGCGGATGCCGCGCTTGGCCGTGCCAACATCACCGTCAACAAAAACAGCGTGCCGAACGATCCGAAAAGCCCGTTCGTGACCTCTGGTATCCGCATCGGTACCCCGGCGGTAACCCGTCGTGGCTTTAAAGAAGCGGAAGTCCGTGAACTGGCTGGCTGGATCGCTGATGTGTTGGACAACATCAACGACGAAGCAACCATCGAACGTACCAAACAGAAAGTGTTGGATATCTGTGCACGTCTGCCGGTTTATGCCTGA
- the hmpA gene encoding NO-inducible flavohemoprotein yields MLDAQTIATVKSTLPAIAQLGPQLTGHFYQRMLTQHPELKDVFNMNNQRSGNQREALFNAICAYGANLENLAVLLPAVEKIAQKHVSLNIQPEQYAIVGENLLATMQALLDPGEEVLQAWGKAYGVLAEVFIQREETLYRASATKVGGWRGARDFRIRAIHQQSSVIKSFELAPVDGEAVADFLPGQYLAISLRPDSAGHLQHRQYSLTHQPNGQCYRIAVKREDRGSVSGWLHDQAKVGDVVQCAAPAGDFFLQVTPTTPVTLISAGVGQTPMLAMLASLAAQAHPAAVNWLHAAEDGTQHAFAEEVTALGRRLPNFTRHVWYRQPTAADAGHYDAQGLMDLGSASAALGEAERQFWLCGPLAFMQFVARQLLDAGIDADRIHYEVFGPHKVL; encoded by the coding sequence ATGCTCGACGCGCAAACCATCGCCACGGTTAAATCGACCCTGCCCGCCATCGCTCAACTTGGCCCGCAACTCACGGGGCATTTCTATCAGCGTATGCTGACGCAACACCCGGAACTCAAAGACGTGTTCAACATGAACAACCAGCGCAGCGGTAATCAGCGTGAAGCGTTGTTCAACGCGATCTGCGCTTACGGTGCCAATCTGGAGAACCTTGCTGTGCTACTGCCAGCGGTAGAAAAAATCGCCCAGAAACATGTCAGCCTGAATATTCAGCCGGAGCAGTACGCTATCGTTGGTGAAAATCTGCTGGCGACCATGCAGGCGTTGCTGGACCCGGGCGAAGAAGTATTACAAGCCTGGGGTAAAGCCTATGGGGTGTTGGCCGAGGTGTTTATCCAGCGCGAGGAAACCCTTTATCGCGCTTCAGCGACGAAGGTTGGCGGGTGGCGCGGCGCGCGCGATTTCCGCATCCGTGCCATTCACCAGCAAAGCAGCGTGATCAAAAGTTTCGAGCTGGCCCCCGTTGATGGCGAGGCCGTGGCAGATTTCCTGCCAGGCCAGTATTTGGCGATCAGCCTGCGCCCGGACAGCGCGGGGCATCTGCAACATCGTCAATACTCGCTGACGCACCAGCCGAATGGTCAGTGCTACCGCATAGCCGTAAAACGTGAAGACCGCGGCAGCGTCTCCGGTTGGTTGCATGATCAGGCAAAAGTGGGGGATGTGGTGCAGTGCGCAGCACCGGCTGGGGACTTCTTCCTGCAAGTAACACCAACGACACCGGTTACGCTGATTTCGGCGGGGGTCGGCCAGACGCCGATGCTGGCGATGTTAGCCTCGCTGGCCGCACAGGCCCATCCGGCGGCGGTTAACTGGCTGCATGCGGCGGAAGATGGCACACAACATGCGTTTGCTGAAGAAGTGACCGCACTGGGTCGCCGCCTGCCGAATTTCACCCGCCATGTCTGGTATCGCCAACCCACGGCCGCAGATGCAGGGCACTACGATGCGCAGGGGTTGATGGATTTAGGCAGCGCTTCCGCCGCGTTGGGCGAGGCTGAGCGTCAGTTCTGGCTGTGCGGCCCACTGGCGTTTATGCAGTTTGTCGCTCGCCAGTTGCTGGATGCTGGCATCGATGCTGACCGCATTCATTACGAAGTATTTGGTCCGCATAAGGTGCTGTAA
- the glnB gene encoding nitrogen regulatory protein P-II, producing MKKIDAIIKPFKLDDVREALAEVGITGMTVSEVKGFGRQKGHTELYRGAEYMVDFLPKVKIEMVVGDDIVDTCVETIMKTAQTGKIGDGKIFVFDVARVVRIRTGEEDEEAI from the coding sequence ATGAAAAAGATCGATGCAATTATCAAACCATTTAAACTCGATGATGTACGCGAGGCGTTAGCCGAAGTCGGCATCACCGGGATGACGGTCAGCGAAGTGAAAGGATTTGGTCGTCAGAAAGGCCATACCGAACTGTATCGCGGTGCCGAGTATATGGTCGACTTTCTGCCGAAAGTAAAAATTGAGATGGTGGTGGGTGACGATATCGTTGATACCTGCGTTGAGACCATCATGAAAACCGCGCAGACCGGCAAAATTGGCGACGGTAAAATCTTTGTCTTTGATGTCGCCCGTGTTGTACGTATCCGTACTGGCGAAGAGGATGAAGAGGCGATCTAA